The sequence below is a genomic window from Draconibacterium halophilum.
AGGCCAGCCTTTTAATGTGGCCAGGTTGGTGAGGTCGTAGGTAGCATAAGTAAAAAAGCCAAACAAAGCACCCATTAACAAAGCATGCTGAACAGACTGTTTGTTAATAGCGGGGTACACGGCAAAAATTAATATACCTGCAACAAAAAGCAGGTAAAAAACAAATGCCGCTGTCCAGTTAATTTTATCACTTAAAAAACCGCCCAAATACCTG
It includes:
- a CDS encoding DUF2177 family protein; its protein translation is MSIKTVLISYLLTFIVFLAVDMLWLGVVAKNLYSRYLGGFLSDKINWTAAFVFYLLFVAGILIFAVYPAINKQSVQHALLMGALFGFFTYATYDLTNLATLKGWPLPIVIIDIAWGTILSATVAYSGFQLTKWIS